The DNA sequence TTAAACGAGCACTGGCTCGATTGATTACGTGATAGTAATAGTCTTTGACATCAACGCGCGGTGATCGGGGCATGAGGATATTTTAGCATAAAAGGCTCCTGACCCCTTTAATTTGAAAAGAATATTTGACAATGTTAATGAAATAAAAAAATCCTTGCCTTCCGGAAAGTCTTTTACATTAGTCGGTGGATCATTCGATCTTTTTCATGTCGGGCATATCCACGTTCTTGAGTATGCCAGTACTCTTGAAGATATATTGGTTGTTGCGGTACTTTCTGATGATTTTGTACGAAATATATAAAGAACCACATCGTCCTATAATAAATCAAGCCCAAAGAGCTTCAATACTTGCGAGTTTAAGATACGTTGATTTTGTTTACATATCAGACACGGAACCAAATAGTTCTGAAAACCTTGAGTATGAAGTTCGACTTCATACTTTTGAAAATGTGGTGTAATTTCTAGTGTTGCGTTTCAAGGGGGGATTCAAGAGAAGTGTTTGCACATTATCAAAATGTATTGCGAAGCTGTATTTGTGTGGTACTGTAAATTTGGAAAGAGGTGAGAATGTTTCTTGACCTTTGAAAATGTACCACGAAGGGAGGTTCTTCGATGAACCGATCACTGATCGCCACTGGGCTGTTGACGGTTTTTTCTTTGGGCACGGTGACATTCGCGCAGGAGACTAACAATAGATATGTAACGGTCCCGATCGAGGACGATAGACCTCGGCGGTTTCTTGAGGAAAATCCGCTGTGCGATGATTCTGATCGATATACGATCGGCCCTATACATACCCCTACCACCTTGCAACTCTCGGGAGAGAACGTACCGATCCGCACCGTGATTGATTTCGATCGATTAGGGGTAAACGATCCACCGGAAACAGAGTATTCGATACGGATGAGTTTAAAGGTACCCGCAATTGATTGCTGCGGTGTGATCGCATGTGAGTATAGAGAAGGCTTCAGAACGGTTCACCGTTTCCTTCTCGTGCCGCGGAGGATTGCAACGGCTGACAATCTCGCAAAGCTGGGGTCTGATGTTGAGCCGGA is a window from the Candidatus Paceibacterota bacterium genome containing:
- a CDS encoding adenylyltransferase/cytidyltransferase family protein is translated as MKRIFDNVNEIKKSLPSGKSFTLVGGSFDLFHVGHIHVLEYASTLEDILVVAVLSDDFVRNI